CAGATAGATATGACAAACTCATGATCTAGAGGTGTGTTTTATGCTTcatacaaaacaatgttttgtttaGAGTCATATTTACTCAATCTTAAAGTGGCAGATAGATACATCTATAGTAAATTTAGatgttcaaatatcaaaatcccTATCGAAGTTGGTCGGTGGAAAAATACACCAAGAGAAAATCGTATATGCTGCCACTGCGATTCAAATACCCTTGGTGacgaatatcatatttttttttgtatgttccAATAAACAAAGTATGTCTTTAAGAGAAAGGTACATACCTACATATTGCATAAAAATCCTTCCCAATTGAAATTTATTGGTCTATTATCACAATGTAACGTGCCATTGATAACAAAAGTGTGCATGTTTCTAAgacatattgaaaaaatattttcataattcataGCATGTTACAATAATTTCTAACCACGTTGCAATTAAGAATTTTGCAAACATATCAActaaatatatttcagttttattgtacagcccgtaacagagaagtgatcgaattCGCGTTTCTTTACCGTCAGAATAAGTTACGTTATCaacaaacttatttcagaagtgacatcatttaattttcttcatcgggattcaacactgtaatagtTTTTCTTTCGTCTGATACAAAATACcccatatcttttctttttcattttttcataccTATCTGTGTAATATGTCCCCGGGATTATATGTCAATCATACATTGTTCCAATACCAACATGCTTGTACTTTGTCAcagaaacaaatgaaataaatttccTACGAATCgaagtaaaaaatacaaatgtacccattaacatttgaaatgttgaagacaaaattgctctatatttgaagttattgacgaatatttgaaatttaaacctcTATAAGATGTGATGTACGGCATTTCATCTTGTCATTGGTAATTATCCATATCTGACAGAGGCGTAATATTCATAATTCTCAGAAAGTTTTCGTAAATATTGTTAGATACCACTAATCGTTCCAACAATCAAGACATCAGAGACAAACAGgggaaaaatatgaaaatgaaaagatatgacTTAAGTGTTAGCATGTTCAGGGAGACGGCactcaatttacaaaaaaataattgatgttttaaggAACTGTATAGGTCTCCACAGGTTTTCAACAAGGGTAGAATTCAAAACCTGGAATATGAAAGCATGAAAGCCTCGAAATCTATGATACTTTTTCTGTGCGGTAGTTATATCTACAAAATTCAATCATGTACATGacatatattacatgtatattcatacatgtatatttatttattgggAATTTATTTCTGTTTCCAAACAGAATTATAAGGTTATGTATAAGTTCCTTCGTTCACTGCACAATTGTAAATTGTCTTCCTAAAGACCAGCAAAAATAAATGGCACAAGTTCACGTAGTCATAAAAAAGTCGTATAATTTACGTTATGgaacaaaaaatcagaaatacggAATATAATATGTGAATGGTTAGGAAATCCGTTTCCCCTACATACTTcaaaagtcaaagaaaaatgttttccctGATACAAACGTTTTAAGAACCAGCTTTGTGTTACCTTTAGACAAATTCGACTGTATATAAGGAGGTTAATATGTTTACTCTGATTTGAAATTATCTTTTAGaactttttttagtaattgaGAACCTATGTTGTTTATGGGTAAAGGGTGAAATGTTGCATGATCCCTCAAAATGACAGCAAGCGCAGTTTTTGGACGATTTTCATTTGTACACTGCTAAAAACTGTCAGGTCCTGGCCATGGTATATTTTGGagaaaatactcaataactcaaaataaaattttgaatctttACCTAacagcaataatcataaatcgtttctGAGATACGGCgtgacatgtgaaaaaacacaaccctgttttagttacaaagaaGTATCggttgaccatcataagaaacaaccgttatgttaaatttcatgaaatttgaatGAGTCGTTGTCATGCCATTGTTTAcgccggacatttgtatacatgcataatacgtcccgtcaaaattttgacgggcgtataaaaaaacTGATCAGAAAAGAATGCGCCACGTAATTACATCCGATATGGAAAGTAAACATATATAGCattggttcgaatcccggcgaaaacaaatttacagatataacccaacaatgttagatctgtaaatttgctttcgcaatttttttgtcCTTCCCTATATATACGTATACTTACAAGATAAAATATTCAAGTTGTATGTTTATTGTTTGGGATTTGGGGTTATATAGATTTTTTCTTGGTACACCATAGAGGTCTACGATTATAAGtctaacaagaatgtgtcctcagtacacgaatgccccactcgcactatcattttccatgttcagtggaccgtgaaattggggtaaaaactctaatttggcattaaattagaatgatcatatcatagggaacatgtgtactaagtttgaagtcgattggacttcaacttcatcaaaaactaccttgaccaaaaactttaacctgaagcgggacagacggacgaacggacggacgaacggacgaacggacgcacagaccagaaaacataatgcccctctactatcgtaggagGGCATAAAAATACAGAACGCTTCTTCGTAACTGTTTCAAGCTTCCATAAATATTGCCAAAAACATGCAATTGATGGTCTTCCACGAATCAAAACGTCATAATGTCGGAAGAATAGCATTTTATATGCcattagaaattaataaataaacgaagaaaaatgttttatccAGAATAACTTATtccgttttatttttatgatactCGACATGATATTTGTTCAATTATCAAGCAAAACGCACTTGTTCGAATCTGTTCAAAATCGGATGGAAAAACGTATCGTGTAAACAGAACGCTATACGATTTACCTGAGCGTCGGTATAAAATCGGATGGAAAATCGGATGGAAAATCGTACCGTGTAAACGCAccttaagatctacaaacacattactAACACCAACacacaattttgtgatgaatccatctgtgtcctttgtttaatatgcacaaagaccaaggtgagcgacacaggctctttagagcatCTAGTTTAACGCTTCAAATACCACAAGGTTAAACAATCACTTTAACTCATTTTGTAAGATAAAGTAAAATTATGGAAGACGGGTATGATCCTGAATTGGTCGCAgtatatttgaataatgaataacTTTGCAGACCCTATTTCATAGATATTAACACATAATTCAATTAGAATAAAATGCATGAGAAGCATGAAACATGATGAAAATTTGCAAGACAAGATACCAAACTCTTCATGTGAAAAGCggaaattaacttttaaaattaaaacgaCAATGATAAACGAAAGGCGTAAGGACACACACACATAATATCAGTATGAGTAAAATTAAAAAGCCTATCAATATTGCAAGTCTTGTCGAGTTCTCTGGAGAGGTGCGCCTATTCTACGTCGAATGCAACACTCAGCAGTGATCAAATTTACCGAATAAGGTGACATTTTTGtatgtttcaaaattaaagaaaaaaacacagtagTTTCTTTATTTGGACTGATCTACAGCTAAAACAAAAGAACgataaaagtttatttattataatcaatgcatatatatacaaaattagaagatgtggCAACTTATTAGCATGACGTTGGAGACAGCATGTCCAAATAACATATCTCAAGaaactatatttatttacatgaacTGTGAAATAACTGttagttaaaattatttcattggtACTATTTTATATGcttactgataaaaaaaaaagacacatgaAAATGAGTCCCATATACTGCTATATAATGTTTCTAAACCAACAGCAGGAAGAATTTAATTGTTCATGTTTCCTGggtcatttatttttatttacaagtgTATACGGAAATTGATTTTCCTTCattgtttgaaataaacatttttgtgtagtCGTTATTGAAGCATAACGCCTTAATCGTGCCATGTCCATCTTCTTTGAGAAGAATGCGTTCAACTTTTGCTCTGTAGGGATGGAACATCTGAAGTTCTGATCCACCAACATAGATGTTTCCTTTACTATCAGATGCTACAGCATTTGCTGGACCAAGGTCAGACGCGTTGTAGGAGAAGACTAAGCTCCCTTCCGGTGTTATGCACCATAAAGCGCTTCCGGTTGTACAATATAATCGCCCATCTAAATTTCGACATATGTTGTTTGGAGTGCAAGGGAAATCAATTGTTCTGTAATAACGACCTATCTGATCAAGCACGTGAATTTTTGAAGAATCGCCGACGTAAATCATTCTATTAACCAAAGCAACTCCGGTACAATCGGATCCGATCACCACCGATTTCATCGGACTCATATCCGGTAGACTAACGAATTGGATTTTTTGTCCAAGTGTCACTACGGCCTCTTTTCCAGATTGTAATAGACAAATCTTTCGTGGTGGTCCATCTAACTGACACTGGCTaacatatttacctttctcgctatattttaaaagcttttgaCTGAATCGAGTTTCACTGTTTCTCGCTCGTCTATTCTGAATAACTCTTGATCCAGAACTGCATAAAATGAGATGATCGTCATCAGTGCAGACTATGTCAgaaaattcagtggttgtaagTTTGATGTCATCTTTTTGGTCTGGTGTTGTATCGAAGCAGAGTTCTGATTCGACGTTGAATTTTGCCAGGTATTCGAAATCGGGCTTTGGTAAGTCTTGCGCATTATCCTGGCTTAAAGAAAGCGCATCAAAACTGGAACCTAGATGATTCTCGCAAATTTGGCTTGACAAAGTAACAGGTTGAGACATACATTTACTACACCAGTTCAAACTAACTGGATGGTCCGTCGACGTAGGTTTGTTGTTGAAATACATCCTGTCAATTAAAAAGTGAAAACACTAGTGAtgtatatgaaaattatcaagaGAAATTAAACTTATAGAATAAAGGTTATAATCACATATGAAGACTTTACATCAACCGAATCGCTTGTTTTGGATCGAACCAACGTAAGAATACTTCAGAGCTAAGAAACAGATGTTTTGCAAGGtgtaattataataaataaatcaatattacgagagaaaaacatattttgaccAATTAAAGCCAACAAGAATATGATTTGATTGTTTAATTGTATGGCCCCGAAACCaagttgtcggtgccatatagttttacccttgtccgaaaTTCCGAAATTCCGAAATTCCGAAATTCCGTAATTCCGTAATTCTGTAATTCCGTAATTCCGTAATTCCGACATTCCGTCATTCCGTCATTTcacaacaaaccattatacagagtttttgttctaaacgccttcagatattggactgatttttggtatgtgagttaaccatgatgagttacagatcaagtttaagtttcgttccgctCCGCTGATTTTTGCTTTAATTACAGGCTTTGGACCCTGAGAAATTgctgaaaatcacagttatacggacttttttcta
Above is a window of Mytilus trossulus isolate FHL-02 chromosome 4, PNRI_Mtr1.1.1.hap1, whole genome shotgun sequence DNA encoding:
- the LOC134716031 gene encoding uncharacterized protein LOC134716031, producing MYFNNKPTSTDHPVSLNWCSKCMSQPVTLSSQICENHLGSSFDALSLSQDNAQDLPKPDFEYLAKFNVESELCFDTTPDQKDDIKLTTTEFSDIVCTDDDHLILCSSGSRVIQNRRARNSETRFSQKLLKYSEKGKYVSQCQLDGPPRKICLLQSGKEAVVTLGQKIQFVSLPDMSPMKSVVIGSDCTGVALVNRMIYVGDSSKIHVLDQIGRYYRTIDFPCTPNNICRNLDGRLYCTTGSALWCITPEGSLVFSYNASDLGPANAVASDSKGNIYVGGSELQMFHPYRAKVERILLKEDGHGTIKALCFNNDYTKMFISNNEGKSISVYTCK